In Streptomyces hawaiiensis, one genomic interval encodes:
- a CDS encoding DMT family transporter codes for MTALFALATSLLWGLADFGGGLLTRRTPALTVVVVSQSIAAVVLGAVVVATGGWSEAGPQLWFAVAAGLVGPVAMLAFYKALALGPMGVVSPLGSIGVAVPVGVGLVLGERPGLLQFVGILVAVAGVCLAGGPQFRGAPVQRQAVALTLLAAFGFGAVMALIAEASTTLTGLFLALFVQRVTNVAAGGLALFVSVRRGAPALPADGFPWRTLPALAFVGLADVAANGTYSIAAQHGPVTVAAVLASLYPVVTAVAARGVLRERLRAVQAAGAGLALVGTVLLASG; via the coding sequence ATGACAGCGCTCTTCGCCCTGGCCACCAGCCTGTTGTGGGGTCTGGCCGACTTCGGCGGCGGTCTGCTGACCCGGCGCACGCCCGCTCTCACGGTGGTCGTGGTCTCGCAGTCGATCGCGGCGGTGGTGCTCGGCGCTGTCGTGGTGGCGACCGGCGGCTGGAGCGAGGCGGGGCCGCAGCTGTGGTTCGCCGTGGCGGCCGGGCTCGTCGGGCCGGTGGCGATGCTCGCCTTCTACAAGGCGCTCGCGCTGGGCCCGATGGGCGTGGTCTCGCCGCTGGGGTCGATCGGTGTGGCGGTGCCGGTCGGGGTGGGCCTGGTGCTGGGCGAGCGCCCCGGCCTGCTGCAGTTCGTCGGCATCCTGGTCGCCGTCGCCGGTGTGTGCCTGGCCGGCGGCCCCCAGTTCCGCGGCGCCCCCGTCCAGCGCCAGGCCGTCGCCCTGACCCTGCTCGCGGCGTTCGGCTTCGGCGCGGTGATGGCCCTCATCGCCGAGGCGTCGACGACGCTGACCGGTCTGTTCCTCGCCCTGTTCGTCCAGCGGGTGACCAACGTCGCCGCGGGCGGGCTGGCGCTGTTCGTGTCGGTACGACGTGGTGCGCCCGCCCTTCCGGCGGACGGCTTCCCCTGGCGCACCCTGCCCGCCCTCGCCTTCGTCGGCCTCGCGGACGTCGCCGCCAACGGCACGTACTCGATCGCCGCGCAGCACGGCCCGGTGACGGTCGCCGCCGTGCTGGCCTCCCTGTACCCGGTGGTGACGGCCGTGGCCGCGCGGGGCGTCCTGCGCGAACGGCTGCGGGCCGTGCAGGCCGCGGGGGCGGGACTGGCCCTGGTGGGGACGGTCCTGCTGGCGTCGGGCTGA